In Ruania zhangjianzhongii, the following proteins share a genomic window:
- a CDS encoding alpha/beta fold hydrolase, whose translation MNELAWHRYGPEPSDGAPPLVLLHGFPLDSRMWAYTISAAPQLPVITIDAPGFGASPPVDGGLDAYADAVAATLEHAGMARAVVAGLSMGGYAALELAQRHPHLLAGIGLLDTKAGADPQDKRVDRLQMAEDALGEAGARAVAPMLDSLLAPGAPEAVRTEVAGWLRHASPSGIAWAQRAMAARADRLATLTRLDVPALVLRGAQDATASLAEHEEMATALGTQVIEVDGAGHLSALESPHEVAAALSDLYARATA comes from the coding sequence GTGAATGAGCTCGCCTGGCACAGGTACGGGCCCGAGCCGAGCGACGGCGCACCGCCCCTGGTGCTGCTGCACGGCTTCCCGCTGGACTCGCGGATGTGGGCCTACACGATCTCGGCCGCGCCGCAGCTGCCGGTGATCACTATCGACGCCCCCGGCTTCGGCGCCTCACCCCCGGTCGACGGCGGTCTCGACGCCTACGCCGACGCTGTCGCCGCAACGCTCGAGCATGCGGGGATGGCCCGCGCTGTGGTGGCTGGACTCTCGATGGGCGGCTATGCCGCTCTGGAGCTGGCGCAGCGCCACCCGCACCTGCTCGCCGGTATTGGCTTGCTGGACACCAAGGCCGGCGCAGACCCTCAGGACAAGCGGGTCGACCGGCTGCAGATGGCCGAGGACGCCCTCGGCGAGGCCGGTGCCCGGGCGGTGGCGCCGATGCTGGACTCCCTGCTCGCCCCGGGCGCGCCCGAAGCAGTCCGGACTGAGGTGGCGGGCTGGCTGAGGCATGCTTCGCCGTCGGGAATCGCGTGGGCGCAACGCGCGATGGCCGCCCGAGCAGACCGACTGGCGACGCTGACCAGGCTGGACGTGCCCGCCCTGGTGCTGCGCGGCGCGCAGGATGCGACGGCGAGCCTGGCCGAGCACGAGGAGATGGCTACCGCGTTGGGTACGCAGGTGATCGAGGTCGACGGCGCAGGTCACCTCAGCGCGCTCGAGTCACCTCACGAGGTGGCGGCCGCCCTGTCCGACCTGTACGCCCGCGCCACGGCGTGA
- a CDS encoding glutamate-cysteine ligase family protein: MGDEISTQTFSREQRLRYREKVRRCLDVFGEMLAHHHFDSHPALTGLEVELNLVDAGAQPSMKNAQVLAAIADPAFQTELARYNIELNVPPQPLPGDAVLDLEKDIRAALNHADDRAQQHGAQIAMIGILPTLRPEHLTGDWMSPNPRYQALEDAVFAARREDIELDISGPEPLRMLTATLAPESACTSVQLHLQVSPTEFAPHWNAAQILAGPQLALGANSPFLFGKRLWAETRTELFLQATDTRSPELRNQGVRPPVYFGESWITSIFDLFEENVRYFPALLPETTDEDPEAELAAGRTPRLQELRLHNGTVYRWNRPVYDVVDGKPHLRVENRVLPAGPTVSDILANAAFYYGAMEMLAHEDRPMWSRMSFSAAEANFTAGARDGVEAMMYWPGYGEVGWDELVLRLLLPLAAEGLSRRRVASTVIDRFLGIIEARCKLRRNGAWWQTATVAALEDKGMDREQALTEMLLRYMDGMHSNEPVHTWEVPA; this comes from the coding sequence GTGGGCGACGAGATCAGCACCCAGACCTTCAGCCGGGAACAGCGACTGCGCTACCGGGAGAAGGTACGTCGGTGCCTCGATGTTTTCGGCGAGATGCTCGCCCACCACCATTTCGACTCCCATCCCGCGCTGACCGGCCTGGAGGTCGAGCTGAACCTCGTGGATGCTGGCGCGCAGCCGTCGATGAAGAACGCTCAGGTGCTCGCCGCGATCGCCGACCCGGCCTTCCAGACCGAGTTGGCCCGGTACAACATCGAGTTGAACGTACCGCCCCAGCCGCTGCCGGGGGACGCCGTGCTCGATCTCGAGAAGGACATCCGGGCGGCGCTGAACCACGCCGACGATCGGGCCCAGCAACACGGCGCGCAGATCGCGATGATCGGGATCCTGCCCACGCTCCGGCCCGAGCACCTCACCGGGGACTGGATGAGCCCGAACCCGCGCTACCAGGCGCTGGAGGATGCGGTGTTCGCCGCTCGGCGCGAGGACATCGAGCTGGACATCTCCGGGCCGGAGCCGCTGCGGATGCTCACCGCCACGCTCGCCCCGGAGTCGGCCTGCACCTCGGTACAGCTGCACCTGCAGGTCTCCCCCACCGAGTTCGCCCCACACTGGAACGCCGCCCAGATTCTCGCCGGGCCGCAGCTGGCCCTGGGCGCGAACTCGCCGTTCCTGTTCGGTAAGCGGCTCTGGGCGGAGACCCGTACCGAGCTGTTCCTGCAGGCCACCGACACCCGCTCCCCGGAGCTGCGCAACCAGGGGGTCCGGCCGCCGGTGTACTTCGGCGAGTCCTGGATCACCTCGATCTTCGACCTGTTCGAGGAGAACGTGCGCTACTTCCCGGCGCTATTGCCGGAGACCACCGATGAGGACCCGGAGGCGGAGCTGGCCGCCGGGCGCACCCCGCGGCTACAGGAGCTGCGGCTGCACAACGGCACGGTGTACCGGTGGAACCGCCCGGTGTATGACGTGGTGGACGGTAAACCGCACCTGCGGGTGGAGAACCGGGTGCTGCCGGCCGGCCCGACTGTGAGCGACATCCTCGCCAACGCCGCGTTCTACTACGGCGCGATGGAGATGCTCGCCCACGAGGACCGGCCGATGTGGTCGCGGATGTCCTTCTCCGCCGCCGAGGCGAACTTCACCGCCGGCGCGCGGGACGGGGTGGAGGCGATGATGTACTGGCCCGGCTACGGCGAGGTGGGCTGGGACGAGCTGGTGCTGCGCCTGCTGCTACCGCTGGCTGCCGAGGGACTGAGCCGGCGCCGGGTAGCGAGCACAGTGATCGACCGGTTCCTCGGCATCATCGAAGCCCGCTGCAAGCTGCGCCGCAACGGCGCCTGGTGGCAGACCGCGACCGTTGCCGCGCTGGAGGACAAGGGCATGGACCGGGAGCAGGCGCTGACCGAGATGCTGCTGCGGTACATGGACGGGATGCACTCGAACGAGCCGGTGCACACCTGGGAGGTGCCGGCCTGA
- a CDS encoding GNAT family N-acetyltransferase has protein sequence MTAAPPAARIRPAHAGDADALHELHCDTWREAYAELVPDEVFSHQREHGLSEWQARLSDPTGDAVWLAHRDGAAVGFASATATGTQEVRALRLWGLYVRATEYGLGTAANLLQLAVGDAPCYLWVAAGNPRAVAFYRKHGFDLDGTEQQVQRWGDLRTVRMVR, from the coding sequence ATGACTGCCGCACCACCCGCCGCACGGATCCGACCGGCACATGCCGGCGACGCTGACGCATTGCACGAGCTGCACTGCGACACCTGGCGGGAGGCTTATGCCGAGCTGGTGCCCGACGAGGTGTTCTCCCACCAGCGCGAGCACGGGCTGAGCGAGTGGCAGGCCCGGCTCAGCGACCCGACCGGGGACGCCGTCTGGCTGGCCCACCGGGACGGCGCGGCGGTCGGCTTCGCGAGTGCGACCGCCACCGGCACCCAGGAGGTCCGAGCGCTCCGCCTGTGGGGGCTGTACGTGCGCGCCACTGAGTACGGCCTGGGAACGGCGGCGAACCTGCTGCAGCTCGCCGTGGGCGACGCCCCCTGCTACCTGTGGGTGGCGGCGGGCAACCCGCGAGCGGTCGCGTTCTACCGCAAGCACGGGTTCGACCTGGACGGCACCGAGCAGCAGGTCCAGCGCTGGGGCGACCTGCGGACTGTACGGATGGTGCGCTGA
- a CDS encoding tetratricopeptide repeat protein, with product MTQQPPPSINLHGAVDLSALAAPPPPPPSADTPAGLVLDVTEETFNDVVQQSNQVPVVVLLWQVGEGQSIQLNTTLQTLVTEQAGKFVLARIDVAANPRLAQVFQVQAVPAALAVIKGQPVPLFQGAPAAEQVRPVLDQLLQLAQEQGVTGTVDAGQEPGADDQEPAEPPLPPHIQAAYDAIEADDLDGAVAAFEGAIAENPADAEAVAGLAQVQLLQRIGGLDPAQVLQHATEAPAGDLDAQLPAADLEVAGGRLAEGFARLLQVIRVTAGEDKERARVRLLELFRLAADDAPEVVKARRDLAIALY from the coding sequence ATGACTCAGCAGCCTCCTCCGTCGATCAATCTGCACGGCGCCGTGGACCTGTCCGCCCTCGCGGCACCCCCGCCACCCCCGCCCAGCGCGGACACCCCGGCCGGGCTGGTCCTGGACGTCACCGAAGAGACCTTCAACGACGTCGTCCAGCAGTCCAATCAGGTGCCCGTGGTGGTCCTGCTCTGGCAGGTCGGTGAAGGGCAGAGCATCCAGCTCAACACCACCCTGCAGACCTTGGTGACCGAGCAGGCCGGCAAGTTCGTCCTCGCCCGGATCGACGTGGCCGCCAATCCGCGGCTGGCGCAGGTCTTCCAGGTGCAGGCGGTGCCGGCGGCGCTCGCGGTGATCAAGGGGCAGCCGGTGCCGCTGTTCCAGGGTGCGCCGGCGGCCGAGCAGGTGCGCCCGGTGCTCGACCAGCTGCTGCAGCTGGCCCAGGAGCAGGGCGTGACGGGCACGGTGGACGCCGGCCAGGAACCCGGCGCCGATGACCAGGAGCCGGCGGAGCCGCCGTTGCCGCCGCACATTCAGGCCGCCTACGACGCGATCGAGGCCGATGACCTGGATGGTGCTGTCGCCGCCTTCGAAGGGGCCATCGCGGAGAATCCCGCAGATGCGGAGGCCGTCGCCGGATTGGCCCAGGTGCAGCTGCTGCAGCGGATCGGCGGGCTCGACCCCGCCCAGGTGTTGCAGCACGCCACTGAGGCGCCCGCAGGCGACCTGGACGCCCAGCTGCCCGCCGCGGACCTGGAGGTGGCCGGTGGCCGCCTGGCCGAAGGGTTCGCCCGGTTGCTGCAGGTGATCCGAGTGACTGCCGGTGAGGACAAGGAGCGCGCCCGGGTGCGCCTGCTCGAACTGTTCCGGCTCGCTGCCGACGACGCCCCCGAGGTGGTCAAGGCCCGCCGCGACCTGGCGATCGCCCTCTACTGA
- the nadE gene encoding ammonia-dependent NAD(+) synthetase, translating to MRELQKVIVAEMGVQPDIDPAAEAERRVAFLSEYLAATGARGYVLGISGGLDSTLAGRLAQRAVQQRRAEGGEAVFVAVRLPYRVQFDEEDAQAALEFVAADEMITYNVAPAVDAFESEYLTATGHPISDFTKGNTKARLRMVAQYAAAGDRGLLVIGTDHGSESVTGFFTKFGDGAADVLPLFGLNKGQNRRVLRAIGGPERLWSKEPTADLLDGLPGRPDEVELGVTYEYIDAYLEGREVPDEVAETIEAAWRRTRHKRTVPVTPQHTWWKG from the coding sequence ATGCGTGAGCTCCAGAAGGTCATCGTCGCCGAGATGGGCGTTCAGCCCGACATCGATCCTGCTGCCGAGGCGGAACGCCGGGTCGCCTTCCTGAGCGAGTACCTCGCTGCGACCGGGGCGCGGGGCTATGTGCTCGGCATTTCCGGCGGGCTGGACTCCACCCTTGCTGGTCGCCTCGCCCAGCGTGCTGTTCAGCAGCGCCGCGCGGAGGGCGGGGAGGCCGTCTTCGTGGCTGTGCGCCTGCCGTATCGGGTGCAGTTTGACGAGGAGGACGCCCAGGCGGCGCTCGAGTTCGTGGCTGCCGACGAGATGATCACCTACAACGTGGCGCCCGCTGTGGACGCGTTCGAGTCTGAGTACCTGACGGCGACCGGCCACCCGATCTCGGACTTCACCAAGGGCAATACGAAGGCACGGCTGCGCATGGTCGCTCAGTACGCCGCCGCCGGCGACCGCGGCCTGCTCGTGATCGGCACCGACCACGGATCAGAGTCGGTGACCGGATTCTTCACGAAGTTTGGTGACGGTGCTGCCGACGTGCTGCCCCTCTTTGGGCTGAACAAGGGACAGAATCGGCGGGTGCTGCGGGCGATCGGTGGCCCGGAGCGGCTCTGGTCGAAGGAACCGACCGCCGACCTGCTCGACGGCCTACCCGGCCGGCCCGACGAGGTGGAGCTCGGCGTCACGTACGAGTACATCGACGCCTACCTTGAGGGCCGAGAGGTGCCCGATGAAGTGGCCGAGACCATCGAGGCAGCCTGGCGGCGCACGCGGCACAAGCGGACCGTGCCTGTCACCCCGCAGCACACGTGGTGGAAGGGGTGA
- a CDS encoding DUF4235 domain-containing protein translates to MMSAEKNKNPNKSAKILYQPFGLVTSMLAGLVASQVFKQIWKRAVPGEHDDPPNALESEYTFKEVVLGALIQGAIFAVVKAAVSRGGARAFERWTGEWPGD, encoded by the coding sequence ATGATGTCAGCAGAGAAGAACAAGAATCCGAACAAGTCGGCGAAGATCCTGTACCAGCCGTTCGGGCTGGTGACCAGCATGCTTGCCGGCCTCGTCGCGAGCCAGGTCTTCAAACAGATCTGGAAACGCGCGGTGCCGGGTGAGCATGACGATCCACCGAACGCGCTCGAATCCGAGTACACGTTCAAGGAAGTCGTCCTCGGCGCGTTGATCCAGGGTGCGATCTTCGCCGTGGTCAAAGCTGCAGTCAGCCGAGGCGGGGCGCGGGCGTTCGAGAGATGGACCGGTGAATGGCCCGGTGACTGA
- a CDS encoding MDR family MFS transporter — protein sequence MTTTSRDARQGSASAPVSAVPKGTLVPLFIGLMLAMLLASLNQTVFATALPTIVGELNGVSSMVWVITAFILATTIAMPIYGKLGDQIGRKPLLIFAISVFMIGSVVGGLSADMGTLIVARVIQGLGGGGLMILSQAAIADVVPARERGKYMGVMGGVFALSSVIGPLLGGWFTDGPGWRWAFWINLPIGVLALLAATFFLKLPRQHGRPTLDWGGMALIATATTSMVLVTTWGGGTYAWTDPVVLGLIALFVVTAVAFVLVERRTAEPLIPMTLFKERNFVLTTIAGLLIGVAMFGALGYMPTYLQMSFGLDATVAGLAMIPMMAAMLITSTTSGALVSRFGRYKWYPVAGALSIAAAMVLLSQMDPHEPLWLACAYLGLLGVGLGLAMQNLVLIVQNTFPITMVGTATASNNYFRQIGATLGSSLVGSLFASRLVSLMAERLPAASAGQMGSADSLTPAVVSGLPEPVHDLVITAYSDALTPIFLWIAPLGLIAAVLLMFVHEKPLATRIERSSEAEPTTGSLSVASEQPSRTTVPSDPAEADDPGPESERTSTDELAPTR from the coding sequence ATGACCACCACGTCCCGGGACGCACGCCAGGGGTCCGCGTCTGCCCCCGTCTCCGCGGTCCCGAAGGGAACGCTCGTCCCCCTGTTCATCGGCCTGATGCTGGCCATGCTGCTGGCCTCACTGAACCAGACGGTCTTCGCCACGGCTCTGCCCACGATTGTCGGTGAGCTCAACGGCGTCAGCAGCATGGTCTGGGTCATCACCGCCTTCATCCTTGCCACCACCATCGCCATGCCGATCTACGGCAAGCTCGGCGACCAGATCGGCCGTAAGCCGCTGCTGATCTTCGCCATCTCCGTGTTCATGATCGGATCCGTGGTCGGCGGGCTCTCCGCGGACATGGGCACACTGATCGTGGCCCGCGTCATCCAGGGCCTCGGCGGCGGCGGCCTGATGATCCTGTCCCAGGCAGCGATCGCGGACGTGGTACCGGCGCGTGAACGCGGCAAGTACATGGGCGTCATGGGCGGCGTCTTCGCCCTGTCCTCCGTGATCGGCCCGCTGCTCGGCGGCTGGTTCACCGACGGTCCTGGCTGGCGCTGGGCCTTCTGGATCAATCTGCCCATCGGCGTGCTGGCCCTGCTGGCGGCCACCTTCTTCCTCAAGCTACCTCGCCAGCACGGGCGGCCGACCCTGGACTGGGGCGGCATGGCCCTGATTGCCACGGCCACGACCTCCATGGTGCTCGTGACCACCTGGGGTGGTGGAACCTACGCCTGGACGGACCCGGTCGTCCTGGGGTTGATCGCCCTGTTCGTGGTGACCGCCGTCGCCTTCGTGCTGGTGGAGCGGCGAACCGCCGAGCCGCTGATCCCGATGACGCTGTTCAAGGAGCGCAACTTTGTGCTCACCACGATCGCCGGGCTCCTCATCGGCGTGGCCATGTTCGGTGCCCTGGGCTACATGCCCACCTACCTGCAGATGTCCTTCGGCCTGGACGCCACCGTGGCCGGGCTGGCCATGATCCCCATGATGGCCGCGATGCTTATCACCTCCACGACTTCCGGTGCCCTGGTCTCCAGGTTTGGCCGGTACAAGTGGTACCCGGTGGCCGGCGCGCTCTCCATCGCTGCTGCCATGGTCCTGCTCTCCCAGATGGATCCCCACGAGCCGCTGTGGCTGGCCTGCGCCTACCTGGGGCTGCTGGGTGTCGGCCTGGGCCTGGCGATGCAGAACCTCGTGCTGATCGTGCAGAACACTTTCCCGATCACGATGGTTGGCACCGCCACCGCCTCGAACAACTACTTCCGCCAGATTGGGGCCACCCTCGGCTCCTCCCTGGTCGGCAGTCTGTTCGCCTCACGGCTGGTCAGCCTGATGGCCGAGCGCCTGCCCGCAGCGAGTGCCGGCCAGATGGGCAGCGCAGATTCCCTGACCCCAGCCGTTGTGTCCGGGCTGCCTGAGCCGGTGCATGACCTGGTGATCACCGCCTACTCGGACGCGCTGACCCCGATCTTCCTGTGGATCGCCCCGCTGGGCCTGATCGCCGCTGTGCTGCTGATGTTCGTCCACGAGAAGCCGCTGGCCACCCGGATCGAGCGCTCATCGGAGGCCGAACCGACCACGGGCAGCCTCTCGGTCGCCTCCGAGCAGCCGAGCCGGACGACGGTGCCCAGCGATCCCGCCGAGGCAGATGATCCGGGACCGGAGTCCGAGCGGACCTCCACGGACGAGCTGGCCCCGACCCGCTGA